The Bradyrhizobium sp. LLZ17 genomic sequence CGTGCGGATGAGTTGGTCGGTATCCATGACTAGTGGTCCCGTAGTTTGGCCGTCAGGGCCGCAAGCCCCCGATGCAGCGCGACCCGAACCGCACCTTCGCTCATCGAAAACTTCGTCGCCGTATCCTTGATCGAGCTGCTGTCGACCGCGATCGACTGCAACACGTCGCGCTGGCGCTGCGGCAGGGCGTTAAGCTGCGCTGCAACCTCGCCCGCAGAGGCCGTCTCCTGCGGAGTCTCGCCCGGCAGCGTTTCGGCGAAATCGTCGATATTGACGAAGACGCGCCTGCCGCGCCGCCTGAGCGCATCGATCAGCTTGTTGCGGCCGATCGCGAACAACCACGGCGCGAAGGGCGCTTCGCTGTCCCAGGTGTGCCGCTTCAGATGCACCGCCAACAAAATCTCCTGCACGATATCCTCGGCTTGATCGGGAGGCTGCCCGGCCCGCGCCAGACCCCGCCTCGCGGCGGCGCGCAGCACCGGCGTGACCGCCTTCAACAGGCGATGATACGCCGCATCATCGCCTGCCATGGCCGACCGCATCAGGCCGGTCCATTCGTCCTCACGTCCGCGCACGCGCGCCCTCATCATGCAATTCGGCCGCTCTTTCAGTTTGTTACGCCGGCACCTGCCGTGATCACGAGATCGTGATCACGGCAGGCCCGGCATCCCGTGCGGCCACAAAAACCCGAGTGGGGCTCATAACACCGATCGGTGCGCGCTGCACCCGGCTGCCGGTCGGCGATCGGGTTTGCCGCGTTTTTGCCCGGTCTAGCCCGAAGATTCCCATTTTTTGCCCCGTTGTCGTCATGCGCCGGGGTCTCTGTTCGCTTCGGGATGGGTGAATTGGGGAGATCGTCAACATGATGAAAGCCAGCGGGCGCGCGGCATCGATTGTTCTGGCCGGACTATTCCTGCTGTTCGGAGGCGCCGCACAGGCCGCGCCGAGCTCGGGCGCAAGCTCGAAGCCGGACAGCGCAAGCAAGCAGGCCGACGCGGACAAGTCGAGCCAACCGCGGCGCCACACGTCTCACCGCCACACCGGCACCAAGTCGGCGCAGAAATCCTCCGACGACAAAGCGGACAAGAAGGACGCCGCGCCGCAGACCGACGAGGCCAAGGCCGGCAATGACGTCCCGGTCTCGAGCCAGATGCCGCCGGACGTGGCCAACGCCAATGCGCAGCTCGCCACCGCCGACACGCCGACTTCGGCCGCAGCCTCCGCGATGACGGGCCGCGCCAACGACAATGTGCAGGCAGCCGCCGATAATACCGCCGCCGCCCCGGGCGCCGAGAACCAAGTCGTCCCGCCCGACCAGCTCAACGATATCGATCGCGCCCTGCAACAGGACAACCCGGCCGCGCAGAAGGCGGTGATCGCCGCAACCGACGCGCAGCCGCGTCCGGCGCCGGTGATGGCGAGCAGCCAGCCGAACTCGGCCTGGGACCAGAGCTCCCTGATCGGCAAGATCTTCATCGGCGTCGGCACGCTGCTGACGTTGGCCTCTGCCGCGCGCATGTTCATGGCCTGACAGGCCCCGGGGCGCGCATATCTCCCGGCGCCCCGGCCCCCTTGAAGCCCACCGCGCCAGCGGGCAAATTGCCCGCTCAATCAAAAGCGTGGGTGGAGCATGAGCACGTTCGAACACATCATCGTCGAGAGCAAAGGCGCGGTCGGCATCATCAAGCTGAACCGGCCGAAGCTGCTCAACGCGCTCTCCTTCGGAGTTTTCCGCGAGATCGCGGCCGCCGTCGACGATCTCGAGGCCGATGACGCCATCGGCTGCATCGTCGTGACCGGCAGCGAGAAGGCCTTCGCGGCCGGTGCCGATATCAAGGAGATGCAGCCGAAAGGCTTCATCGACATGTTTTCCGAGGATTTTGCCGCGATCGGCGGCGACCGTGTCGCGCGCTGCCGCAAGCCGACCATTGCCGCGGTCGCGGGCTATGCGCTCGGCGGCGGCTGCGAGCTCGCGATGATGTGCGATTTCATCATCGCTGCCGACACCGCCAAATTCGGTCAGCCCGAGATCACGCTCGGCACCATCCCCGGCATCGGCGGCACCCAGCGCCTGACCCGCGCGATCGGCAAGTCCAAGGCGATGGATCTCTGCCTCACCGGCCGCATGATGGATGCAGCCGAAGCCGAGCGAAGCGGCCTGGTCAGCCGCATCGTGCCGGCCGACAAGCTGATGGACGAGGTGATGGCGGCGGCCGAGAAAATCGCCGCGATGTCGCAGCCCGCGGCCGCAATGGCCAAGGAGGCGGTCAACCGCGCCTTCGAAACCACCCTCGCCGAGGGCATGAGCGTCGAGCGCAACCTGTTTCACGCGACCTTCGCGCTCGAAGACCGCTCCGAGGGCATGGCCGCCTTCATCGAGAAGCGCAAGCCGGTGAACAAGAACCGGTAGGGTTCTCTTCGGTCGTCCCGGCCTAGTGCGCAATTGGGCACGGGGGCCGGGACCCATACCGCGGAGTCTACCGATGGTGAACGGTAGAAGTACCGAACGACTAGCCTTCGCCAAACTACTCCCTGGGGTTATGGGTCCCGGCCCCCGTGCGCAATTGCGCACTCGGCCGGGACGACACTTAGCTGCGGCTCTGCGCGAGGGCCGCGCTGACCAACGCGCGATAGAAGCGCTCGCTCCAGGTCTTGGGCTGATCGAGGCCGAGTCGTGCGAGGCAGGCCGCGTCGGCAGTGTCGGGCGTTCGTATCAGCCCCTGCCACAGCAAGCCTGCGAGCGCCCGCGGCGATCGTTGTGCGCCTTGCAGAATCTCCAGCGCCGGGATGAGGCGTTGCTCGACCTCGGTGAAATCGCAGCCGAACGGAAACCGCGGCAGCAGCCCGGCGGCGCGCGCAGGCTTGAGCGCAGCCGCGATTCGCTCGGGATGGTTGTCGCGGTGAGCGGACGGGATCTCATAGCCGCGCGGCAATTTGCCAGCGTCCTTCGCGACCCGCGCCAACTCATCCTGGAAGCGTGAATCCGCAATCGTCAGCATGCTCGCGATCACGTCGGCATCCGACTGTCCCCTGAGATCGGCAACGCCATACTCGGTGACCAGGACATCACGCAGATGCCGCGGGATGGTCTCGTGCCCGTAGCGCCAGAGGATGTTGGATTTCAGCTCTCGGCCGGCTTGCCGCGTCGCCTCGAGCGTCAGGACCGATCGCGCCCCCTTAAGCGCGAAAGCCTGCGCCACAAAATTGTACTGCCCGCCGACGCCGCTCACCACCTGCCCGTCGTCGAGGCCATCGGAGACAGCCGCGCCCAGCAGCGTCGCCATCATCGTGTTGTTGATGAAGCGAGCATCGACCCGGGCAAGGCGCTTTTGCTCCTCCTCGCCATAGAGCTCGTTGGTGAACGACACCGGCATCATCTGGATCCGCGCGATCTGGTCCGGCGGCATCTCGCGCAACGCGCGATAGAAGGATCTTGGACCGAGAAAGAAGGCGCCGTGCAGCACCACACCGTCGACGGCGCGTCTGAGAATACCGGCGTCGATCAGGCCGATGAACGCCTCTGTCAGCATCTCGCTGACGCCATAGAGGCCGGTCTCGAAGCTGCCGGCTTCCTGCGCCACAGCCGGTCGCGCCGGTGACAGCCGGGTTATGACGTCATGAAAAGCTCCGCTGTCGCGATGGCGCAGGATCAGGCCCTGCGCCAGTGCGTCGCCGATCTGCCCGATGCCGATCTGGAGCGTGCCGCCATCGCGGACCAGCGATGCCGCGTTCAGGCCGATGGCGTATTTGGCGTCGGAGATCGGCTCCGACGGTGGCGCGAACAGGGGGAAGTCCGTCGCCGCACTCTCCAGCACCGCGCTGAACTCGTCGGCCGGAAGATCGCCCGCGCCCGGCATGAACGGTAGCTCGGAATTCACCTGTGCTATGAGCTTGAACGACGCACGTCCGGCGCGCCGCTCGCGCAATACGTCCGGCGTCGTGTCCGTGTTGCAGGACAGGCTGTAGCGCGGCGCACCGTCAACGACGCGTTTCGCCACCAGTTGCGTCACCACGTTGAGGCCGCGCGCCAGCAGGTAACCGGCCGCGTGGGTATAATTGGCCGAGATATAGTTCTGCTGCGCGACCGGCACGTGCAGCCAGCGTCCCGCTAGAAAGAAAAATTCGACGACGTTGATGTTGGATGGCAGCCGGCCCTCGCGCAGCGCACTGGCGTAGGCTAGATCGGGATACAAGCCGAACAGCCGCTCGATCACGGGCGTGATGAAGCGATGCTCAATCAGGCCAGTGGGTCTCGGCTTTTCCAATGTCAGCGCCGAGAGCAGTGTCAGCTTGATGTCAGGATCGGCGCAGGCCCGCGCAAAGAGGGCGTTGACGACATGATTGGCCTTGCCAAGGCCAAGTGGGAGACCGACCACCAGATCGCGGCCGACGTCGCGAATGATCTCCTCCGCAAGCGCATCGGGGTCGGAGAAGAGTTTCGGCATCATCCGTGGGGTCCGGACCGCATGACAGGCACCTGACAGAATGGGACTGCGCGATTCTATAGCGCATTTGGGAAGGGGTTGGTGTGTGACGCACCTGCAACAAGCACGGATTTCATGGGGGTTTCGCCCGCGGCAGTTTGCCTGCGGGACCGGCGCTGGTTAAACAGGTAAGAGGCGCCGTCGGCGGGGGCGGACAGCCGGGATTTTGCGGGATTACATGATTGGGCGTACCGCCAGAGCTGGTCGCGTGACGACGCGACGTCGATCGGGCGTGGGTCCTGTCCTCGCGACATGGACGACGCTGGCGTTTTGCTGCGCCCTGCCCGCCGCGGCTTGGGCGGAGGCCCTGCCCGACGCTCTGGCCAAGGCCTACCAAACCAATCCACAGCTCAATGCCGAGCGTGCGCGGCAGCGCGCTACCGACGAGAACGTACCGCAGGCACTGGCCGGCTACCGGCCGCAGATCGTGGCGAGCCTCAGCGCCGGACTGCAAGCGGTTCGCAATTTGCTGCCGGACAACACCATCCAGACTGCAAATCTGAAGCCGTGGGTCATCGGCGTCACCGTGACGCAGACACTGTTCAACGGTTTCAGGACCGCCAACGGCGTGCGGGCTGCGGAACTCCAGGTGCAGTCAGGCCGCGAGGCGCTGCGCAACGTCGGGCAGGGTGTGCTGCTCGATGCGGTCACCGCTTACACCAACGTGCTCGCCAACCAGTCCCTGGTCGAGGCCCAGCGCTCCAACGTCGCCTTCCTGCGCGAGACGCTGTCCGTCACCCAGCGCCGCCTCAATGCCGGCGACGTCACGCCGACCGATACCGCCCAGGCCGAAGCACGCCTCAATCGCGGCCTTGCCGATCTCAATGCAGCCGAAGTCGCGCTTGCGGTGAGCCAGGCGACCTACGCCCAAGTGATCGGCAATGCACCCTCGGCGCTTCGGGCCGCCGAGGTGGTGGACCGCTACCTGCCGAAGAGCCGCGAAGATGCGATGACGATGGCGATCCGCGAGCACCCGGCCGTGATGGCCGCGGGCTTCGACGTCGACGTCGCCTCCACCAACATCCGCGTTGCCGAAGGCGCGCTGCTGCCGAGCGCCAGCGTCCAGGGCAGCGCCAGCAAAAGCCGCAACAACGACCCGACGCTCGGCACCTTCGCCGAAGACCAGGCCTCGATCGTCGCCAACGTCACCGTTCCGATTTATGACGGCGGCCAGGCCGCCTCGCAAACCCGCCTGGCCAAGGAAGTCACGGCGCAGAGCCGGCTCGTGCTCGACCAGGTGCGCAGCCAGGCGCGCACGGCGGCTATCAGCGCATGGGTGGCCAATGAAGGCGCCAAGATCGCGGTGTCGGCCTCGGAGTCCGAGGTGAAGGCGGCGACGGTCGCGCTTCAGGGCGTGCAGCGCGAGGCCGCCGGCGGACAGCGCACGACGGTCGACGTGCTGAACTCGCAGGCCGATCTGATCCAGGCCAAGGCCCGCCTGATCGGCGCCAGCCGCGACCGCGTCATCGCCTCCTACACGCTGCTCAGCGCAGTCGGCCATCTCGACGTCAAGACGCTCAGCCTGAACACGCCGGACTATCTGCCAGAGGTGCACTACCATCAGGTCCGCGACGCCTGGCACGGCCTGCGCACGCCGTCCGGGCAGTAGTCGTCCGCGAAGCACCGCCTCCAAGCTCGCTGCACCGCCCGCCGGCCGCTTGCGCCGGTTTGGAGTTCTTTGACATTCTGTAGCCCATGGACTACAGTTGTCGCTTCATGATCGAGGTGAGGCAAACCGAGCAGTTTTCGGAGTGGCTGAACCGCCTCAAGGACGCGAGTGCTGCTGCCCGGATCACTGTCCGCATTCGCCGCATGGAGATGGGCAATCCTGGCGACAGCAAAAGCGTTGGCCGGAACGTCCGGGAAATGCGCATCGACTACGGCCCGGGCTACCGGATCTACTATGTGCAGCGTGGAGCGCAGGTTGTGATCCTGCTAAGTGGCGGCGACAAGCGCACGCAGCGACAAGACATCAAGCTAGCCCAGCAACTAGCGGAGACATTGTGATGCCAAGGGCAACAAAAACGACAGTCAAAGCGGCATCCAAGACGACGCGCTTCGACGCCGCCGACTATCTCAACACCGAAGAGCGTCAGGCCGCCTATATCGCGGCCGCGCTAGAAACCGGCGACGCAGATTTCGTGCGTGACGCGCTTGGGCTCGTCGCACGTGCGCGCGGCATGAGCGCGATCGCAAAGAAAGCCGGCTTGAACCGCGAAAGCTTGTACAAAGCACTCGGGGAAACCGGCAATCCCGAGTTCGGCACGGTGATGCGCATTCTCGGAGCGTTGGGCCTGACATTGTCAGCCCAACCCGCGACCAGCGGACGGATCTCAAAGCGCCGCCGCGCCGCGTGAGGGAGCTCGGCGCGTGCAACGTCGTGATCGCTGTCAGCGCCAAACCGGATCAGGCGGTCTCTGGATACGACATGAAAAGTCGCCGCATTCATCTGATGGGCGCGTCAGGCTCCGGCGTGACGACGCTCGGTCGTGCGCTTGCCGGCGGGCTTGCGCTGCCGCATCACGACAGCGACGATTATTTCTGGCTGCCGACCGCGCCGCCCTATCAGACCACACGCCCAGCCGCAGATCGGCTGCGTCTCATGCGCGAGATCTTCCTGCCGCGCCCCGACTGGGTGCTGAGCGGGACCGTGACCGGCTGGGGTGACGAGCTCATCCCGTTGTTCGATCTCGTCATCTACGTGACCACGCCGCGTGAAATCCGGTTGAGGCGTCTGCGCGCCCGCGAGGCCACGCATTTCGGCGCCGATGCCGTCGCGCCGGGCGGCTGGCGACATCATGAGACTGAGTCGTTCATCGAATGGGCCTCGCACTACGAAGCCGGCGATCGCGAAGGCCGCAGTTTCGCAAAACATGAAGCGTGGCTCGCGGGCCTGCCCTGCCCGGTCGTGCGCGTCGACGGCTCACGCCCGCTTGCGGAGCTTGTCGAGCAGCTATGCAGTGACGCACAGCAGCTGTCCGGCTGATGTGATACTCTCGCGCTGCCCGCTTCCAAAACAAAAGCAGGGAGAGAAACCATGCTCAATCGGCGCGGCGTTCTGCTTGCCTCCCTTGCCGCCGGAGTAGCCATGACCAACAGAGCCAACGCCCGCGCGTCGCAGCCCGCGACGCCGGTCAATTTCGACGTTCCGGCCTATGCCTGCGACTGCCACACCCATATCCACGGCGATCCCGAGAGATTCCCGTTCTTCGCAGGGCGCGTTTACACGCCCGGGCCCGCCTCTCCCGAGGAGATGGCCGCGCTGCACAAGGCGCTGCATATCGAGCGCGTGGTCATCGTGACGCCGAGCGTCTATGGCACCGACAATTCCTCCACCCTGTTCGGCATGAAGGCCCGCGGCACGAGCGCGCGCGGGGTGGCCGTGATCGACGACAAGACCACCGAAGCCCAGCTCAATACGATGCAGCAGGAAGGTTTTCGCGGCATCCGCATCAATCTCGCGACCGGCGGCATCAGCGATCCCGATGTCGGACGTGCCCGCTTCACCGCAGCGGTCGCCCGCATGAAGGCGCGCGGCTGGCACGTGCAGCTCTACACCACGCTGCCGATGATCACCGCGATCAAGGACCTCGTGCTGGCCGCCCCGGTGCCGGCGGTGTTCGATCATTTTGGCGGTCTCGAAGCCTCGCTCGGGGTGGAGCAGCCGGGCTTTGCGGACCTGATCGAACTGGTCAAATCCGGCAAGGCCTATGTCAAGATTTCCGGCGCCTATCGCTCGTCCAAGCTCGCCCCGGACTATCAGGACATGGTGCCCTACGCGCGCGCGTTGATCGCGGCGAACCCGGACCGCATCGTCTGGGGCACCGACTGGCCGCATCCGGATTCAAGCCATGTCGAGGGACGGAAAGCCACCGACATCGCGCCGTTCTATCCGATCGACGACGGCCGCCTGCTCAACCAGCTTCCGGTATGGGCGCCGGATGCGGACATGCGCAAGAAAATCCTGGTCGACAATCCGGCGCGGCTCTACGGGTTCTGACGGTCTTATCGCGCGCGGCGCGAGAAGAACGAGATCAGCACCGGCAGCGTCACCAGGATCACGACCGGCGCCAGCATCATGCCGGTGACGACCACGACCGCGAGCGGCTTCTGCACCTGCGAGCCGATCCCTCCCGACAGCGCGGCCGGCAGCAGGCCGACGCCTGCGACGACGCAGGTCATCAGCACCGGGCGGAGCTGCAATTCGCCGGTGCGTATCACCGCGCTCTCGCGATCCATGCCCTCGTCGATCAACTGATTGAACTGCGACAGGATGATGATGCCGTCCATCACGGCGATGCCGAACAGCGCGATGAAGCCGATCGCCGCCGAAACGCTGAACGCGGTGCCGGTGATCAACAGCCCGAGCACGCCGCCGAAGATCGCCATTGGAATGACGCTCATGGCGAGCAGTGTGTCGGTCATCGAGCCGAAATTGAACCAGAGCAGAATGCCGATCAGCGCCAGCGAGATCGGCACCACGATCGAGAGGCGGCGGATCGCGTCCTGGAGATTGCCGAACTCACCGACCCATTCCATGTGCGAGCCGGGCGGCAACTGCACCTGCTCGGCGATCTTCTGCTGCGCCTCGCGGATGGCGCTGCCGAGGTCGCGCTCGCGCACCGAGAACTTGATCGGCAAATAGCGCTCCTGCTGCTCGCGATAGATGTAGGCGGCACCCGAGACGAGGCTGATGGTGGCGACCTCGCTCAGCGGAATCTGCGTGACGGTTCCGTTCGGTCCGGGCGCGCCAATCCGCAAGTTCTGGATCGCCTCGGCGCTCCTGCGGTATTCCGGCGCGAGCCGGACGATGATCGGAAAATGGCGGTCGGAGCCGGGCTCGTAGAGATCGCCGGCGGTGTCGCCGCCGATCGCGACCTTGATCGTCGCGTTGATGTCGCCGGGCGCGAGCCCGTAGCGCGCGGCCTTGGCGCGGTCGATGTCGATCTGGACCGTCGGCTGCCCAAGCGAGGTGAACACCGCAAGATCGGTGATGCCTTGCACGGTCGCCAGCACCGACTTGATCTTGTTGGCGGTGTCGGTAAGCGCCTGGAGATCGCTGCCGAACAGCTTGATCGAGTTCTCGCCCTTCACGCCGGAGACGGCTTCGGAAACGTTGTCCTGGAGATATTGCGAGAAGTTGAATTCGACGCCGGGGAAGCGGTCGTCGAGCTGCTTGAGCAACTGCGCGGTCAGCTCTTCCTTGTCACGCGTGCCCGGCCACTCACTCGCGGGCTTCAGCGGCGCGAAGAACTCGGCGTTGAAGAAGCCGGCCGCGTCGGTGCCGTCGTCGGGACGGCCATGCTGCGACACCACGGATTCGACCTCGGGCCGGGCGCGGATCACCTTGCGCATCTCGTTGACGTAGGTGTTGCCTTCCTGGAGCGAGATGGTCGGCGGCAGCGTCGCGCGGATCCAGAGATTGCCCTCTTCCAGCTTGGGCAGGAATTCGAGACCGAGCAGCCGGCTGAGCGCAACCGTCATCAGGACGAGGCCGACCGCGCCGCCGAGCATGATGTTGCGGTTGGCGACCGCCCAATTCAGCACCGGCATATAGATCCGGTGCAGGATCAGCATCACCCTGGTCTCGGTCTCCTCGACATGCGCGGGCAGGATGATCGCGGACAGCGCCGGGGTGACGGTGAAGGTCGCAAGCAGGCCGCCGGCGAGCGCGTACGCATAGGTGCGCGCCATCGGTCCGAAAATATTGCCCTCGACTCCGGACAGCGTGAACAGCGGCAGGAACGCCGCGATGATGATCGCGGCGGCAAAGAAGATCGAGCGCGACACGTCGGCCGCGGCGCTAAGGATGGCATGGCTCTTCATGCCGAACAGCGTGTCGGGCGACATCTGCTCGGATTCCGCCGGCGGCGTGGTCTGGGTCAGGCGGCGGAAGATGGCTTCCACCATGATGACGGTGGCGTCCACGATCAAGCCGAAATCGATGGCGCCGACCGACAGCAGGTTGGCCGATTCCCCGCGCAGCACCAGGATGATCACGGCGAAGAAAAGCGCGAACGGAATCGTGGCGCCGACGATCAGCGCACTGCGGAGGTCACCGAGGAAAATCCACTGCAACAGCACGATCAGCAGAATGCCGACGACCATGTTATGCAGCACGGTGTGGGTGGTGAGGTCGATCAGGTCCTTGCGGTCATAGATGCGTTCGATGCGCACGCCTGGCGGCAGGATGGACGAGTTGTTGATGTCGGCGACGAGCTGCTCGACGCGATTGATGGTCGGCGTGCTCTGCTCGCCGCGGCGCATCAGCACGATGCCCTGCACGATATCGTCGGCATCGTCGAGGCCGGCGATGCCGAGCCGCGGCTTCTGGCCGACGGTGACGGTCGCGACATCCTTCACCAGCACCGGATTGCCACCGGACTGCGCCACCATGGTGTTGGCGAGGTCGTCGATCGAGCGGATCAGGCCGACGCCGCGCACCACGGCGGATTGCTGGCCGATATTGACGGTGTTGCCGCCGACATTGACGTTGGAATTGCTGACCGCTTGCAACAATTGCGGCAGCGTCAGGCCGTTGGCGACCAGCTTGTTGAAGTCGACCTGGAGCTCGTAGGTCTTGCTCTTGCCGCCCCATCCGGTGACGTCGATCACGCCGGGCACGGAGCGGAAGCGGCGCTGGAGGATCCAGTCCTGGATGGTCTTGAGGTCGAGCACGCTGTAGTTCGGCGGGCCGACCAGGCGATAGCGGAAGATTTCGCCAATCGGGCTCAGCGGCGAGATCTGCGGCTGCACGTTGCCCGGCAGCGGCGCGAGCTGCGCCAGGCGGTTCAAGACCTGCTGCAATGCCTCGTCATAGGTATAGGCGAAGGAGAACTGGAGCTTGACGTCGGAGAGGCCGTAGAGCGAGATCGTGCGGATGGTCGTGAGGTTCTTCAGGCCTGCGACCTGGGTCTCGATCGGAATCGTGATATAGCGCTCGATCTCTTCCGCCGAGAGGCCGGGGCTCTGCGTCACGATGTCGACCATCGGCGGGGTCGGATCCGGATAGGCCTCGATGTTGAGCTGGTTGAACGCAATCAGGCCACCGATGAGCACGGCGACGAATAGGCCGAGCATCAGGTAGCGCCGGCTGACGGCAAGGGCGACGAGACGATCCATTCGGGTCTTCGCAATTTCTTGGGTCGTCGATCAGCTACCGGACGCCGCGCGGTCGATGAACAGGCTGCCTTTGGTGACGACCTGCTCGCCGGGTTTCAGATTGCTGGTCACCTCGACGAGGTTGCCATTGACGAGGCCGATCTTGATCTGGCGCAGCTCGACCGATTTGTCCTCGCGCGCGACCCAGATGCGGACCTGGTCTCCTTCGTAGATCAGCGCCTGCTTCGGCACGGCAGGTGCCGCGCGATCACCGGCCGAATAGATCGTGACATTTGCGAACATTTCCGGCTTGAGCAGGCCGTCCTTGTTGTCGATGGTGGCGCGAACCAGGAGGCGGCGGGTGTTGGGATCGATCGCGGTGGCGACGTAGTTGATCTTGGCGGTCAGCGGACGGCCCGGCAGTGCCATCACATTAAAGTTGATCTCCTGCCCGACGCTGACGGAAGCGGCGTCGCTCTCGCGCACGAAGGCGGTGAGCCAGACCGTGGAGAGATCGCCGATCACGAACACCGGATCGCTAGCGCCGGAATTGACGTACTGGCCGGGACCGATCTTGCGCTGCACGACGGTGCCGGCGATCGGCGAATAGATCGTGATCTCCGGATTGATGACGCCCTTGTCCTGGAACGTCTTGATGGTCTCGTCGGTGAAGCCGAGGATGCGCAGCTTGTTGCGCGCGGCTTCCAGCGCCGTCACCGAGGAGCGCATGTCG encodes the following:
- a CDS encoding type II toxin-antitoxin system RelE/ParE family toxin, with protein sequence MIEVRQTEQFSEWLNRLKDASAAARITVRIRRMEMGNPGDSKSVGRNVREMRIDYGPGYRIYYVQRGAQVVILLSGGDKRTQRQDIKLAQQLAETL
- a CDS encoding TolC family outer membrane protein — protein: MIGRTARAGRVTTRRRSGVGPVLATWTTLAFCCALPAAAWAEALPDALAKAYQTNPQLNAERARQRATDENVPQALAGYRPQIVASLSAGLQAVRNLLPDNTIQTANLKPWVIGVTVTQTLFNGFRTANGVRAAELQVQSGREALRNVGQGVLLDAVTAYTNVLANQSLVEAQRSNVAFLRETLSVTQRRLNAGDVTPTDTAQAEARLNRGLADLNAAEVALAVSQATYAQVIGNAPSALRAAEVVDRYLPKSREDAMTMAIREHPAVMAAGFDVDVASTNIRVAEGALLPSASVQGSASKSRNNDPTLGTFAEDQASIVANVTVPIYDGGQAASQTRLAKEVTAQSRLVLDQVRSQARTAAISAWVANEGAKIAVSASESEVKAATVALQGVQREAAGGQRTTVDVLNSQADLIQAKARLIGASRDRVIASYTLLSAVGHLDVKTLSLNTPDYLPEVHYHQVRDAWHGLRTPSGQ
- a CDS encoding addiction module antidote protein, which codes for MPRATKTTVKAASKTTRFDAADYLNTEERQAAYIAAALETGDADFVRDALGLVARARGMSAIAKKAGLNRESLYKALGETGNPEFGTVMRILGALGLTLSAQPATSGRISKRRRAA
- a CDS encoding sigma-70 family RNA polymerase sigma factor — protein: MRGREDEWTGLMRSAMAGDDAAYHRLLKAVTPVLRAAARRGLARAGQPPDQAEDIVQEILLAVHLKRHTWDSEAPFAPWLFAIGRNKLIDALRRRGRRVFVNIDDFAETLPGETPQETASAGEVAAQLNALPQRQRDVLQSIAVDSSSIKDTATKFSMSEGAVRVALHRGLAALTAKLRDH
- a CDS encoding amidohydrolase family protein, whose amino-acid sequence is MLNRRGVLLASLAAGVAMTNRANARASQPATPVNFDVPAYACDCHTHIHGDPERFPFFAGRVYTPGPASPEEMAALHKALHIERVVIVTPSVYGTDNSSTLFGMKARGTSARGVAVIDDKTTEAQLNTMQQEGFRGIRINLATGGISDPDVGRARFTAAVARMKARGWHVQLYTTLPMITAIKDLVLAAPVPAVFDHFGGLEASLGVEQPGFADLIELVKSGKAYVKISGAYRSSKLAPDYQDMVPYARALIAANPDRIVWGTDWPHPDSSHVEGRKATDIAPFYPIDDGRLLNQLPVWAPDADMRKKILVDNPARLYGF
- a CDS encoding efflux RND transporter permease subunit, with amino-acid sequence MDRLVALAVSRRYLMLGLFVAVLIGGLIAFNQLNIEAYPDPTPPMVDIVTQSPGLSAEEIERYITIPIETQVAGLKNLTTIRTISLYGLSDVKLQFSFAYTYDEALQQVLNRLAQLAPLPGNVQPQISPLSPIGEIFRYRLVGPPNYSVLDLKTIQDWILQRRFRSVPGVIDVTGWGGKSKTYELQVDFNKLVANGLTLPQLLQAVSNSNVNVGGNTVNIGQQSAVVRGVGLIRSIDDLANTMVAQSGGNPVLVKDVATVTVGQKPRLGIAGLDDADDIVQGIVLMRRGEQSTPTINRVEQLVADINNSSILPPGVRIERIYDRKDLIDLTTHTVLHNMVVGILLIVLLQWIFLGDLRSALIVGATIPFALFFAVIILVLRGESANLLSVGAIDFGLIVDATVIMVEAIFRRLTQTTPPAESEQMSPDTLFGMKSHAILSAAADVSRSIFFAAAIIIAAFLPLFTLSGVEGNIFGPMARTYAYALAGGLLATFTVTPALSAIILPAHVEETETRVMLILHRIYMPVLNWAVANRNIMLGGAVGLVLMTVALSRLLGLEFLPKLEEGNLWIRATLPPTISLQEGNTYVNEMRKVIRARPEVESVVSQHGRPDDGTDAAGFFNAEFFAPLKPASEWPGTRDKEELTAQLLKQLDDRFPGVEFNFSQYLQDNVSEAVSGVKGENSIKLFGSDLQALTDTANKIKSVLATVQGITDLAVFTSLGQPTVQIDIDRAKAARYGLAPGDINATIKVAIGGDTAGDLYEPGSDRHFPIIVRLAPEYRRSAEAIQNLRIGAPGPNGTVTQIPLSEVATISLVSGAAYIYREQQERYLPIKFSVRERDLGSAIREAQQKIAEQVQLPPGSHMEWVGEFGNLQDAIRRLSIVVPISLALIGILLWFNFGSMTDTLLAMSVIPMAIFGGVLGLLITGTAFSVSAAIGFIALFGIAVMDGIIILSQFNQLIDEGMDRESAVIRTGELQLRPVLMTCVVAGVGLLPAALSGGIGSQVQKPLAVVVVTGMMLAPVVILVTLPVLISFFSRRAR
- a CDS encoding enoyl-CoA hydratase: MSTFEHIIVESKGAVGIIKLNRPKLLNALSFGVFREIAAAVDDLEADDAIGCIVVTGSEKAFAAGADIKEMQPKGFIDMFSEDFAAIGGDRVARCRKPTIAAVAGYALGGGCELAMMCDFIIAADTAKFGQPEITLGTIPGIGGTQRLTRAIGKSKAMDLCLTGRMMDAAEAERSGLVSRIVPADKLMDEVMAAAEKIAAMSQPAAAMAKEAVNRAFETTLAEGMSVERNLFHATFALEDRSEGMAAFIEKRKPVNKNR
- a CDS encoding acetyl-CoA hydrolase/transferase C-terminal domain-containing protein; translated protein: MPKLFSDPDALAEEIIRDVGRDLVVGLPLGLGKANHVVNALFARACADPDIKLTLLSALTLEKPRPTGLIEHRFITPVIERLFGLYPDLAYASALREGRLPSNINVVEFFFLAGRWLHVPVAQQNYISANYTHAAGYLLARGLNVVTQLVAKRVVDGAPRYSLSCNTDTTPDVLRERRAGRASFKLIAQVNSELPFMPGAGDLPADEFSAVLESAATDFPLFAPPSEPISDAKYAIGLNAASLVRDGGTLQIGIGQIGDALAQGLILRHRDSGAFHDVITRLSPARPAVAQEAGSFETGLYGVSEMLTEAFIGLIDAGILRRAVDGVVLHGAFFLGPRSFYRALREMPPDQIARIQMMPVSFTNELYGEEEQKRLARVDARFINNTMMATLLGAAVSDGLDDGQVVSGVGGQYNFVAQAFALKGARSVLTLEATRQAGRELKSNILWRYGHETIPRHLRDVLVTEYGVADLRGQSDADVIASMLTIADSRFQDELARVAKDAGKLPRGYEIPSAHRDNHPERIAAALKPARAAGLLPRFPFGCDFTEVEQRLIPALEILQGAQRSPRALAGLLWQGLIRTPDTADAACLARLGLDQPKTWSERFYRALVSAALAQSRS